The Acidobacteriota bacterium genome has a segment encoding these proteins:
- a CDS encoding carboxypeptidase-like regulatory domain-containing protein, giving the protein MRRGAKGVLWGLAFVPILILFSSFAAAQEPGTGNLVGFVYGQDGSSPVAGAVVVVRNLTTGIMTEAAASDALGSFRIQGLGPGLYALGVKSASRTFNSQDFFGITALQTSKLAIALNPYDSVAAAGAAAVIKEQKEKGEAFVGRVVRYHPDSKEAEILVEIGLIQVEDRIHVKGQVTDFYQDNRALKAYGARTKRVTSGYTALLKTAKPCQEGDFVYVVCKRGVPPFFLAPLGVAAIVAGAVPLSATFEEEHASPYKIRND; this is encoded by the coding sequence ATGAGGCGAGGTGCCAAGGGTGTATTGTGGGGATTGGCTTTTGTGCCGATCCTTATCCTGTTTTCATCGTTTGCGGCCGCCCAGGAGCCCGGCACGGGCAACCTGGTGGGGTTCGTCTACGGCCAGGACGGTTCGTCGCCCGTCGCGGGGGCGGTCGTCGTCGTCCGGAACCTGACGACCGGGATCATGACCGAAGCCGCCGCTTCCGACGCCCTGGGCTCGTTCAGGATCCAGGGGCTCGGCCCCGGGCTTTACGCCTTGGGCGTGAAGTCGGCGTCGCGGACGTTCAACTCCCAGGACTTTTTCGGGATCACGGCCCTGCAGACCTCCAAGCTGGCCATCGCCCTGAACCCGTATGACAGCGTGGCCGCCGCCGGCGCCGCGGCCGTCATCAAGGAGCAGAAAGAGAAGGGCGAGGCCTTTGTCGGGCGGGTTGTCCGGTATCACCCGGACAGCAAGGAGGCCGAGATCCTGGTTGAGATCGGGCTGATCCAGGTCGAGGACCGGATCCATGTCAAGGGCCAGGTCACGGACTTCTACCAGGACAACCGGGCCCTCAAAGCCTACGGGGCCAGGACGAAGCGGGTCACCTCCGGCTACACGGCCCTGCTCAAGACGGCCAAGCCGTGCCAGGAGGGCGACTTCGTCTACGTCGTCTGCAAGCGCGGCGTTCCGCCGTTCTTCCTGGCGCCGCTCGGCGTCGCCGCGATCGTGGCCGGGGCCGTGCCCCTGTCCGCCACCTTCGAGGAAGAGCACGCCTCTCCCTACAAGATCCGGAACGACTAG
- a CDS encoding outer membrane beta-barrel protein has translation MKRTIACAAAICGLALAAVAPLAGQTYRSFREEYEAVRQQNGLRLGSLKLVPRFRLTDVGYDSNVYFRAEGSQVVADATATVSPELRGYWLGGGSLILSVTENPEYLAFAREKELRAFSNSFSAGLRWLALRRFSLSGEYHVLSHVRRALSEFAGRIRDTATGGAAGLFFETPRGTAIGITATVDDFRYQDVASSAPDDAYGRALDRRETSAAFEVHYRVFTRSYLFGLAEWRDYVFRFEGSAWRDGSSVEAVAGFRFPLTGLARGEVRLGWKSFRPDSPDRKAFNGLVAASEVSLRLGLAAVSLGFDRDNAFSYNESAYYYVDTRGRLTLSLYLGRSLRIDGGLQLGTIVYPEPQTVWTGGGAVIVDRRRDSQRNFSVGPVLRISGTVGLGLTYNFYKRTSNAPGFDVRRNFVGAFVTYEF, from the coding sequence ATGAAACGAACGATCGCCTGCGCCGCCGCCATCTGCGGGCTGGCCCTGGCCGCGGTTGCGCCGCTGGCCGGCCAGACCTACCGGAGCTTCCGCGAGGAGTACGAGGCGGTCCGCCAGCAGAACGGGCTCCGGCTCGGCTCTCTAAAGCTCGTGCCCCGCTTCCGGCTGACGGACGTCGGCTACGACTCGAACGTCTATTTCCGGGCCGAGGGAAGCCAGGTCGTCGCGGACGCCACGGCGACCGTCTCGCCGGAGCTCCGCGGCTACTGGCTCGGCGGCGGCTCGCTCATCCTCTCGGTCACCGAGAACCCGGAGTACCTGGCCTTCGCCCGGGAGAAGGAGCTGCGGGCCTTCTCCAACAGCTTCTCCGCCGGCCTGCGCTGGCTGGCCCTGCGTCGCTTCTCGCTCTCGGGCGAGTACCATGTCCTGAGCCACGTCCGCCGGGCCCTGAGCGAGTTCGCCGGCCGCATCCGGGACACGGCGACGGGAGGCGCGGCCGGCCTGTTCTTCGAGACGCCGCGGGGCACGGCCATCGGGATCACCGCAACGGTGGACGATTTCCGCTACCAGGACGTCGCCTCGAGCGCCCCGGACGACGCCTACGGCCGGGCCCTGGACCGCCGCGAGACGTCGGCGGCCTTCGAGGTCCACTACCGGGTCTTCACCCGGAGCTATCTCTTCGGCCTGGCCGAGTGGCGGGACTACGTCTTCCGCTTCGAGGGGTCGGCCTGGCGCGACGGCTCGTCGGTCGAGGCCGTCGCCGGCTTCCGCTTCCCTCTCACGGGCCTGGCCCGCGGAGAGGTGCGCCTCGGCTGGAAATCGTTCCGGCCCGATTCCCCGGACCGGAAGGCCTTCAACGGCCTGGTCGCGGCGAGCGAAGTCTCGCTGCGCCTCGGGCTCGCGGCCGTCAGCCTGGGCTTCGACCGGGACAACGCCTTCTCGTACAACGAGAGCGCCTATTATTACGTCGACACCCGCGGCCGGCTGACCCTGTCGCTCTATCTCGGCCGGTCCCTGCGGATCGACGGCGGCCTCCAGCTCGGCACGATCGTCTATCCCGAGCCGCAGACGGTCTGGACGGGAGGCGGCGCCGTCATCGTCGACCGCCGCCGCGACAGCCAGAGGAACTTCTCCGTCGGCCCGGTCCTCCGGATCTCCGGCACGGTCGGGCTCGGCCTGACCTACAATTTCTACAAGCGGACGTCGAACGCCCCCGGCTTCGACGTCCGCCGGAACTTCGTCGGGGCTTTCGTCACCTATGAATTCTAG
- a CDS encoding polysaccharide biosynthesis/export family protein, whose translation MNAIARIAAILLLAAAALGAAPAGPQDTGAEYKIGPKDLLEITVLGVQEINKIVVRVSEEGRITLPLLGEVVVGDLTKFELEKKLAGLAGEKIVVNAPQVTVHIVEYRSRRVSVVGAVEKPGPFELLGRQTVLAAISEAGGLTRDAGEDIFVIRQLPGGESTSIRLSIDGLFVQGDPKLNIALEPGDVINVPVDKAVPIYVFGQVKSPGALQVKRSSPPTLTQVIAQAGGFTDRANRKKVRIRRKDAAGQELEFTVNVRDILKGRIKDIPLQPNDTVYVPESLL comes from the coding sequence ATGAACGCCATCGCCCGGATCGCCGCGATCCTCCTGCTGGCCGCGGCCGCCCTCGGCGCCGCGCCGGCCGGCCCGCAGGACACCGGCGCCGAATACAAGATCGGCCCCAAGGATCTCCTCGAGATCACCGTCCTCGGGGTGCAGGAGATCAACAAGATCGTCGTCCGCGTCTCCGAGGAGGGCCGGATCACCCTGCCGCTCCTGGGCGAGGTCGTGGTCGGCGACCTGACCAAGTTCGAGCTCGAAAAGAAGCTGGCCGGGCTGGCCGGCGAGAAGATCGTCGTCAACGCCCCCCAGGTGACCGTCCATATCGTCGAGTACCGCAGCCGGCGCGTCTCGGTCGTCGGGGCGGTCGAGAAGCCGGGCCCGTTCGAGCTCCTGGGCCGGCAGACGGTCCTGGCCGCGATCTCCGAGGCCGGCGGACTGACCCGGGACGCGGGCGAGGACATCTTCGTCATCCGCCAGCTCCCGGGCGGCGAGAGCACCTCCATCCGCCTGTCCATCGACGGCCTGTTCGTCCAGGGCGACCCGAAGCTCAACATCGCCCTCGAGCCGGGCGACGTCATCAACGTGCCCGTCGACAAGGCCGTGCCCATCTACGTCTTCGGGCAGGTCAAGAGCCCGGGCGCACTCCAGGTCAAGCGCTCCAGCCCGCCGACCCTGACCCAGGTCATCGCCCAGGCCGGCGGCTTCACCGACCGGGCCAACCGCAAGAAGGTCCGGATCCGCCGCAAGGACGCGGCCGGCCAGGAGCTCGAGTTCACCGTCAACGTCCGCGACATCCTCAAGGGGAGGATCAAGGACATCCCCCTCCAGCCCAACGATACCGTGTACGTCCCGGAGAGCCTCCTCTAG
- a CDS encoding NAD(P)/FAD-dependent oxidoreductase — protein sequence MCTSDVIVVGAGPSGLRTAARLAGAGLDVLVLERKPRVGAGVVCTGIVGLEVFDDRGLDRGAVVDDLRRVRLVSPRASELVYEHPRPFACVVDRERFDGGLGRAAAAAGAEIICGARVEDIAVVRGGVQVKVAGANGGVRRESAAVAVLATGVDYALQKRTGLSSPRDFLKGAQVERTTPDADMTTLFFGRNVAPGAFAWSVPAGPGRARIGLLTQRDPKGCLRRLLESRFDGAVPPPDGPEAIRTRPVAQGLLARTCGDRILAVGEAAGQTKTTTGGGISYGLACADLAADVLLECFGRGTFGAAALAAYERRWKALLRKEILVGRCTRRMCARLSDGRIESLFQLARTDGIVPIIRDKADFDWHSGLIFALLERLSFMKVFREVRDRLGPNDLS from the coding sequence ATGTGCACGTCCGACGTTATCGTGGTGGGAGCGGGGCCGAGCGGGCTGCGGACCGCGGCCCGGCTGGCCGGCGCCGGCCTGGACGTGCTGGTCCTGGAGAGGAAGCCGCGCGTCGGGGCGGGCGTCGTCTGCACCGGGATCGTCGGCCTGGAGGTCTTCGACGACCGCGGCCTCGACCGCGGCGCGGTGGTCGACGATCTCCGCCGGGTCCGGCTGGTCTCGCCGCGCGCCAGCGAGCTCGTCTACGAGCACCCGCGGCCGTTCGCCTGCGTCGTCGACCGGGAGCGCTTCGACGGCGGCCTGGGCCGGGCCGCGGCGGCGGCCGGCGCCGAGATCATCTGCGGCGCCAGGGTCGAGGACATCGCCGTCGTCCGCGGCGGCGTCCAGGTCAAGGTGGCCGGCGCGAACGGCGGGGTCAGGCGCGAGAGCGCGGCCGTGGCCGTGCTGGCCACGGGCGTCGATTACGCCCTTCAGAAGCGGACCGGGCTGTCCTCGCCGCGCGATTTCCTGAAGGGGGCCCAGGTCGAGCGGACGACGCCGGACGCGGACATGACGACCCTGTTCTTCGGACGGAACGTGGCCCCCGGCGCCTTCGCCTGGTCGGTCCCGGCCGGCCCGGGCCGGGCCCGGATCGGCCTGCTGACCCAGAGGGACCCCAAGGGCTGCCTGCGCCGGCTTCTCGAAAGCCGCTTCGACGGCGCGGTCCCGCCGCCGGACGGGCCGGAGGCCATCCGGACCAGGCCCGTGGCCCAGGGCCTGCTCGCCCGGACCTGCGGCGACCGGATCCTGGCCGTCGGGGAGGCCGCCGGGCAGACCAAGACGACGACCGGCGGCGGGATCAGCTACGGCCTGGCCTGCGCCGACCTGGCCGCGGACGTCCTCCTCGAGTGCTTCGGCCGCGGGACCTTCGGCGCGGCCGCCCTGGCCGCCTACGAACGGCGCTGGAAGGCCCTGCTCCGGAAGGAGATACTGGTCGGCCGCTGCACCAGGCGCATGTGCGCCCGCCTGAGCGACGGCCGCATCGAGAGCCTGTTCCAGCTGGCCAGGACCGACGGCATCGTGCCAATCATCCGCGACAAGGCGGACTTCGACTGGCACAGCGGGCTTATCTTCGCCCTGCTCGAGCGGCTCTCCTTCATGAAGGTCTTCCGCGAGGTCCGGGACCGGCTCGGGCCGAACGATCTTTCCTAG
- a CDS encoding O-antigen ligase family protein — MKKKILEYGLLALLLWSPLPAASVEEWSIFVIELVAAVLAGAYLLLDPKPGLNPRLAPVVRKAAPIAAALFGFLALQVVPLPAWLVRILSPGSYHFREIYAPEFAKMKFMTLSIAPASTVAAGLFLAALVILGALVLRTVVRGRQIRTILAALAAAGVFQAMYGLFELTRESPRLLFYKKLFSPESVTGTFVNRNHLSGYLEMIVPLALGLALARMNMMTFGVKGFREKLMLWTSKGVLANVLILAGVVVMSLAVILSNSRSGAAVLGFSVFLFLGLSVAAFSRTGFRQPWIGKPVRWTFLCVTVLAVAVGVGSTIRRFSLDSLLREDRPQYWANTVEIIGDFPLFGTGLGTFASAYGAYEKTASSELLLTHAHNDFLEYAAELGLVGFALLAGMILYLAVSAFLAWRQRRNPQARALALGGLVALAGAGLHAVTDFNLHVPANMVLFAVVLSLTLVMAYYRKT, encoded by the coding sequence ATGAAAAAGAAGATCCTCGAATACGGGCTCCTGGCCCTGCTCCTCTGGAGCCCGCTGCCCGCGGCCTCGGTCGAGGAGTGGTCGATCTTCGTCATCGAGCTCGTCGCGGCCGTCCTGGCCGGGGCCTACCTCCTCCTCGACCCCAAGCCGGGCCTCAATCCGCGCCTGGCGCCGGTCGTCCGGAAGGCGGCGCCGATCGCCGCGGCGCTCTTCGGCTTCCTGGCCCTCCAGGTCGTGCCGCTGCCGGCCTGGCTCGTCCGGATCCTCTCGCCCGGGAGCTACCACTTCCGCGAGATCTACGCCCCGGAGTTCGCCAAGATGAAGTTCATGACCCTGTCGATCGCCCCCGCTTCGACCGTCGCCGCCGGGCTCTTCCTGGCCGCGCTCGTCATCCTCGGCGCCCTCGTCCTGCGGACGGTCGTCCGCGGCCGGCAGATCCGGACTATCCTGGCGGCCCTGGCCGCTGCCGGCGTCTTCCAGGCCATGTACGGGCTCTTCGAGCTGACCCGCGAGAGTCCGCGCCTCCTTTTCTATAAGAAGCTGTTCAGCCCGGAATCGGTGACCGGGACGTTCGTCAACCGCAACCACCTCTCCGGCTACCTGGAGATGATCGTGCCCCTGGCCCTGGGCCTGGCCCTGGCCCGGATGAACATGATGACCTTCGGCGTCAAGGGCTTCCGCGAGAAGCTGATGCTCTGGACGTCCAAGGGCGTCCTGGCCAACGTCCTCATCCTGGCCGGCGTCGTGGTCATGTCCCTGGCCGTCATCCTCTCGAACTCCCGGTCCGGGGCGGCCGTCCTGGGCTTCTCCGTGTTCCTCTTCCTCGGCCTCTCGGTCGCGGCCTTCAGCCGGACCGGCTTCCGCCAGCCCTGGATCGGCAAGCCCGTCCGCTGGACGTTCCTGTGCGTCACCGTCCTGGCCGTCGCCGTCGGCGTCGGCTCGACCATCCGCCGCTTCTCGCTCGACTCGCTCCTCCGCGAGGACCGGCCCCAATACTGGGCCAACACGGTCGAGATCATCGGCGACTTCCCGCTCTTCGGCACGGGGCTGGGGACGTTCGCCTCGGCCTACGGCGCTTACGAGAAGACAGCCTCGTCGGAGCTCCTCCTGACCCACGCCCACAACGACTTCCTCGAATACGCCGCCGAGCTCGGCCTGGTCGGCTTCGCCCTCCTGGCCGGAATGATCCTCTATCTCGCCGTGTCGGCCTTCCTGGCCTGGCGGCAGCGGCGGAACCCCCAGGCGCGGGCGCTGGCCCTCGGGGGGCTCGTGGCCCTGGCCGGGGCCGGCCTTCACGCCGTCACGGATTTCAACCTGCACGTCCCGGCCAACATGGTCCTGTTCGCCGTCGTCCTGAGCCTGACGCTGGTCATGGCCTACTACCGGAAGACTTGA
- a CDS encoding VanZ family protein gives MSKLKKFLVYVLPLLLWMAFIFPVWNRALGSSRIYDIFAGVFRWLVPHASARALGAAYIVFRKSLHFVEYGFLAFLFYRAFRGGRGPAWSRKAGALAAAAAIAYGFLDEFLQSFVPRRVGSPIDWAVDAAGILTVMTIVAAASRRKDRSGGGAAVLKRTFDVALSSLGLLLSAPLWIVISLAIRLEDRGRVFYAQDRVGLNGRTFRALKFRSMIEDAESGSGPVQATARDPRVTRAGRILRATAMDELPQLLNILKGDMSFVGPRALRPNEKEVNDGAAPVALADIPGYRERHAVRPGLTGLTQVFLPGETPRRKKFRYDLVYVRRRSFALDLRLIALSFWITFRGKWESREPKV, from the coding sequence ATGTCGAAGCTCAAGAAGTTCCTCGTCTACGTCCTGCCGCTCCTGCTCTGGATGGCCTTCATCTTCCCGGTCTGGAACCGGGCCCTGGGCTCGAGCCGGATCTACGACATCTTCGCCGGCGTCTTCCGCTGGCTCGTCCCGCACGCTTCGGCCCGGGCCCTCGGCGCGGCCTACATCGTCTTCCGCAAGAGCCTGCATTTCGTCGAATACGGCTTCCTGGCCTTCCTTTTCTACCGGGCCTTCCGCGGCGGCCGGGGCCCGGCCTGGTCGCGGAAGGCGGGCGCCCTGGCGGCGGCCGCCGCGATCGCCTATGGCTTCCTCGACGAGTTCCTCCAGTCGTTCGTCCCCCGGCGCGTCGGCAGCCCGATCGACTGGGCCGTGGATGCCGCGGGCATCCTGACCGTCATGACGATCGTCGCCGCGGCGAGCAGAAGGAAGGACCGGAGCGGCGGCGGGGCGGCGGTCCTCAAGCGGACGTTCGACGTCGCCCTGTCCTCGCTCGGACTCCTGCTCTCGGCGCCGCTCTGGATCGTGATCTCGCTGGCCATCCGGCTCGAGGACCGCGGCCGCGTCTTCTACGCCCAGGACCGCGTCGGCCTGAACGGCCGGACCTTCCGGGCGCTCAAGTTCCGGTCGATGATCGAGGACGCGGAGTCGGGGAGCGGCCCGGTCCAGGCGACGGCCCGCGATCCCAGGGTGACGCGCGCGGGCCGGATCCTGCGGGCCACGGCCATGGACGAGCTGCCCCAGCTCCTCAATATCCTCAAGGGCGACATGAGCTTCGTCGGCCCCCGGGCCCTGCGGCCGAACGAGAAGGAAGTGAACGACGGCGCGGCCCCGGTCGCGCTCGCGGACATCCCCGGCTACCGGGAGCGCCACGCCGTCCGGCCGGGGCTGACCGGCCTGACCCAGGTGTTCCTGCCGGGCGAGACGCCGCGAAGGAAGAAGTTCCGCTACGATCTCGTCTATGTCCGGCGGCGCAGCTTCGCGCTCGATTTGCGGCTGATCGCGCTGTCGTTCTGGATCACCTTCCGCGGGAAATGGGAGTCGCGGGAGCCCAAGGTCTGA
- a CDS encoding glycosyltransferase family 4 protein yields MKILIHTMYFFPDFGSAPVLMDELARGLVAAGHEVEVVTTLPRTRGAEFRGLLSSTRVEGGAVVKRLWANSASHPLARLLAWNIYTVGALANLRTVRRGDVMFLRTPPLQLGVPALFAKALRGARVVVNVQDIHPDLAIESGLLKNPAGIRFARALEKWVYGLADRIVVISDGFARNLLAKGVPAAKIEVLPNWVDTDFLRPGPKDNPVARRHGLDRKFVVMYSGTISISSNRALERALEAAALLAGDREILFVLVGEGLKKRELEDKAAALGLANVLFLPFVPYPELPDLLASSDVLLVPLDRAKSDLSVPSKLYTFMAAGRPILGLAAPDSEVGALLRGNDCGLAAPPDDPAAVAAAVRALAREPERRRALGANARGYAVRRFAKDKVLRSYDALLRSMVS; encoded by the coding sequence GTGAAGATCCTCATCCACACGATGTACTTCTTCCCGGACTTCGGGAGCGCGCCGGTGCTCATGGACGAGCTAGCTCGCGGCCTGGTCGCCGCCGGCCACGAGGTCGAGGTCGTGACCACGCTGCCGCGGACGCGGGGCGCGGAGTTCCGCGGCCTGCTCTCCTCGACCCGGGTCGAAGGCGGGGCCGTCGTCAAGCGCCTGTGGGCCAACAGCGCCTCGCACCCGCTGGCCCGGCTCCTGGCCTGGAATATCTACACCGTTGGGGCGCTGGCCAACCTCCGGACCGTGCGCCGGGGCGACGTGATGTTCCTGCGGACGCCGCCCCTCCAGCTGGGCGTCCCGGCCCTGTTCGCCAAGGCCCTGCGCGGGGCCCGCGTGGTCGTCAACGTCCAGGACATCCACCCGGACCTGGCCATCGAGTCGGGCCTCCTGAAGAACCCGGCCGGCATCCGCTTCGCCCGGGCGCTCGAGAAGTGGGTCTACGGGCTGGCCGACCGCATCGTGGTCATCAGCGACGGCTTCGCCCGGAACCTCCTGGCCAAGGGCGTCCCGGCCGCCAAGATCGAGGTCCTGCCGAACTGGGTCGACACGGACTTCCTCCGGCCCGGGCCCAAGGACAACCCGGTGGCCCGCCGGCACGGCCTGGACCGGAAGTTCGTGGTCATGTATTCCGGGACGATCAGCATCAGCAGCAACCGGGCCCTGGAGAGGGCCCTCGAGGCGGCCGCGCTCCTGGCCGGCGACCGCGAGATCCTCTTCGTCCTGGTCGGGGAGGGGCTGAAGAAGCGGGAGCTCGAGGACAAGGCGGCGGCCCTGGGCCTGGCCAACGTCCTCTTCCTGCCCTTCGTGCCCTATCCCGAGCTGCCCGACCTGCTGGCTTCGAGCGACGTCCTGCTCGTGCCCCTCGACCGGGCCAAGTCGGACCTGTCCGTGCCGTCGAAGCTCTACACCTTCATGGCGGCGGGCCGGCCCATCCTCGGCCTGGCCGCCCCGGATTCGGAGGTGGGAGCGCTCCTCCGCGGCAACGATTGCGGCCTGGCCGCGCCGCCGGACGATCCGGCGGCCGTCGCGGCGGCCGTGCGGGCGCTGGCGCGGGAGCCGGAACGCCGCCGCGCCCTCGGAGCGAACGCCCGCGGCTACGCCGTCCGCCGCTTCGCCAAGGACAAGGTCCTGCGCTCCTATGACGCGCTCTTGAGGTCCATGGTATCCTAA
- a CDS encoding polysaccharide biosynthesis tyrosine autokinase codes for MKGFSSKTDKKEIDLLEYVRIVLKRKWVLVVFTGILVALAAIMSFTKTPLYRATASLLIDEPGASLLNIQDVLNAGGYYRSDYLGTYFNTQLRLLTSRSLAERVAKRLNLAARPELRQAGGPRAGLLAGLKSAVTFRWLSGRRAGAAAPPAAAGASAASFASVVQGGLSIAPVPETRLVNVSYVCPYAALSADIVNAVVEEFVSFSVESRYEATKQTSEFLTEQTAQLRDELKRKEEDLQKYGQEKNLLYLSDNESTVVNKFADVNTALTTAQIERYARESAYLELKNLNVDSLPESVSNPTIQALRTTYTQVKSDFEEKGRIYRPEYPEMVQLKARLEATRNTLQEEIRKAVDGAESEYRAALKKENSLRGLLDEQRGDVTRMNKNAIFYHTLRTEVENMRTLLSTLVAKQNEIQVSSQLGGLRTSNIKVVDRALVPPGPFTPDIRRNLLMALLAGLFGGLGLVFLIEYLDNTVKGPEDVEKVAGLPSLGVIPYLSAEAGRKKSDVYGSYRSYGAEEAKGAEGPPAVREIELINHLYPKFSIAEDYRTVRTSILFSHADGSPKTIAFTSTLPQEGKTATVSNLAVSFAQLEGRVLLIDADLRKPRLSKVFALRNANGLSSYLAGKSSFEEVVQKTSIENVWTVPSGPHPPNPAELLNSKRMKELLARAKDEFSVVLLDTPPVLAVIDPVIVSSLADSTVFVVRAGKTTRRSLQRAVEEVRRSKADIIGVVFNEVRVGRQAIGTPFYHYYEYEYESAEPKDAGDRAGSGAAARSGDPGRS; via the coding sequence ATGAAAGGTTTCAGCAGCAAGACGGACAAGAAGGAGATCGACCTCCTCGAATACGTCCGGATCGTCCTCAAGCGCAAGTGGGTCCTGGTCGTCTTCACCGGGATCCTGGTCGCGCTCGCGGCCATCATGTCGTTCACCAAGACGCCGCTCTACCGGGCCACCGCCAGCCTGCTCATCGACGAGCCGGGGGCGAGCCTGCTCAACATCCAGGACGTCCTCAACGCCGGGGGCTACTACCGCAGCGACTACCTGGGCACGTACTTCAACACCCAGCTCCGGCTCCTGACCAGCCGGTCGCTGGCCGAGCGGGTGGCCAAGCGGCTAAACCTGGCGGCCCGGCCCGAGCTCAGGCAGGCCGGCGGCCCGCGCGCCGGGCTGCTGGCCGGCCTGAAGTCGGCGGTCACGTTCCGCTGGCTCTCCGGCCGCCGTGCCGGCGCCGCGGCCCCGCCCGCCGCCGCCGGGGCCTCCGCCGCGAGCTTCGCCTCGGTCGTCCAGGGCGGGCTCAGCATCGCCCCCGTTCCCGAGACGCGGCTCGTCAACGTCAGCTACGTCTGTCCCTACGCGGCCCTGTCCGCCGACATCGTCAACGCCGTGGTCGAGGAGTTCGTCAGCTTCTCCGTCGAGTCCCGCTACGAGGCGACCAAGCAGACCTCGGAGTTCCTGACCGAGCAGACGGCCCAGCTCCGCGACGAGCTCAAGCGCAAGGAGGAGGACCTCCAGAAGTACGGCCAGGAGAAGAACCTCCTCTACCTCAGCGACAACGAGAGCACGGTCGTCAACAAGTTCGCCGACGTCAACACGGCCCTGACCACGGCCCAGATCGAGCGCTACGCCAGGGAGTCGGCCTACCTCGAGCTCAAGAACCTCAACGTCGACAGCCTGCCGGAGTCGGTCAGCAACCCGACCATCCAGGCGCTGCGGACGACCTACACCCAGGTCAAGTCCGACTTCGAGGAGAAGGGCCGCATCTACCGGCCCGAGTATCCCGAGATGGTCCAGCTCAAGGCCAGGCTCGAGGCCACCCGCAACACGCTGCAGGAGGAGATCCGCAAGGCCGTCGACGGCGCCGAGTCCGAATATCGCGCCGCCCTCAAGAAAGAGAATTCCCTGCGGGGGCTCCTCGACGAGCAGCGGGGCGACGTCACGCGGATGAACAAGAACGCCATCTTCTATCACACGCTGAGGACCGAGGTCGAGAACATGCGCACCCTCCTCAGCACGCTGGTGGCCAAGCAGAACGAGATCCAGGTCTCGAGCCAGCTCGGCGGCCTGCGGACGAGCAACATCAAGGTCGTCGACCGGGCCCTCGTGCCGCCGGGCCCGTTCACGCCCGACATCCGCCGCAACCTGCTCATGGCCCTCCTGGCCGGCCTGTTCGGCGGGCTGGGCCTGGTCTTCCTCATCGAGTACCTCGACAACACGGTCAAGGGGCCCGAGGACGTGGAGAAGGTGGCCGGCCTGCCGTCCCTCGGCGTCATCCCGTATCTCTCGGCCGAGGCGGGCCGGAAGAAGTCAGACGTCTACGGCTCCTACCGCTCCTACGGCGCCGAGGAGGCCAAGGGCGCCGAGGGCCCGCCCGCGGTCCGGGAGATCGAGCTCATCAACCACCTCTATCCCAAGTTCTCCATCGCCGAGGATTACCGGACGGTCCGGACCTCGATCCTGTTCTCTCACGCCGACGGCTCGCCGAAAACGATCGCCTTCACCAGCACCCTGCCCCAGGAGGGCAAGACGGCCACGGTCTCCAACCTGGCCGTGTCCTTCGCCCAGCTCGAGGGCCGGGTCCTCCTCATCGACGCCGACCTGCGCAAGCCCCGCCTGAGCAAGGTCTTCGCCCTGCGGAACGCCAACGGCCTCAGCAGCTACCTGGCCGGCAAGAGCTCCTTCGAGGAGGTCGTCCAGAAGACCAGTATCGAGAACGTCTGGACGGTCCCGAGCGGCCCGCACCCGCCGAACCCGGCCGAGCTGCTGAACTCGAAGCGGATGAAGGAGCTCCTGGCCCGGGCCAAGGACGAGTTCAGCGTGGTCCTGCTCGACACGCCGCCGGTGCTGGCCGTCATCGATCCGGTCATCGTCAGCTCGCTCGCCGACTCGACCGTCTTCGTGGTCCGGGCCGGCAAGACGACGCGGCGGTCCCTGCAGCGGGCCGTCGAGGAGGTCCGCCGGTCCAAGGCCGACATCATCGGCGTCGTCTTCAACGAGGTCCGCGTCGGGCGGCAGGCGATCGGCACGCCGTTCTACCATTACTACGAATACGAGTACGAGTCCGCCGAGCCGAAGGATGCCGGCGACCGGGCCGGGTCCGGCGCCGCGGCCAGGAGCGGGGATCCGGGGCGTTCATGA